CTGTCCATCGACTCCGTCTGCGTTCACAGCCGAGTCGCTCTTCGCGGCCCCATCACGCGCTGTAACCGCATCACTCGAGTGTTCCATACGAGGGCTACGCGCTCGAGCGTGATGACGGGTTCCGTTTCGTTCGTCAATTCGGTAGCTGAAATATCGTGATGTAATTGAGAAGGCTTACTTTCGCCGACGGCAACACCCAGGGTATATGGGGACTTTCGCGGTACCGGAGATCGATTACACCCGGTACACCAACCGCCAGCTGGCGGCGGTTCCACTCGCCGTCCTTGCCTTCGCGTTGCTTGTTCTCCTCGGCGGCTACGTCGTCTACGGCACGCCGGTCGAACTGGGCATGGACTTCGCCGGCGGAACCGAGTTGACGATCGAGACGACGAGTTCCGAAGCGGAGATCGAGGCCGCCTTCAGCGAGCAACCCGAGTCGGTACAGTCAGTCCAGGCCACCGAAAATCAGTACCTCGTGCAGTTCGCGCCAACCGACGCGGACGTACAGTCAGAGGCAGAGGCGAACCTCGAGCCCGCCCCCGGAAACGACCAGGTCGTCCAGCTCTCGGCGGAGACGTCGGCGAGTTTCGGGGCGGCCGCCCAGCAGACGGCGCTGCTCGGCATCGGGGCCGCGTTCGTCGGAATGAGCGTCATCGCGTTCGTCCTCTTCCGGACGTTCGTTCCCTCCGTCGCCATCGTCATCTCGGCGTTTTCCGACCTCGTGATCCCCCTCGCGTTCATGAACGTCCTCGGGATTCCGCTCTCGCTCGGGACCGTCGCCGGACTCC
This region of Natronosalvus halobius genomic DNA includes:
- the secF gene encoding protein translocase subunit SecF; this translates as MGTFAVPEIDYTRYTNRQLAAVPLAVLAFALLVLLGGYVVYGTPVELGMDFAGGTELTIETTSSEAEIEAAFSEQPESVQSVQATENQYLVQFAPTDADVQSEAEANLEPAPGNDQVVQLSAETSASFGAAAQQTALLGIGAAFVGMSVIAFVLFRTFVPSVAIVISAFSDLVIPLAFMNVLGIPLSLGTVAGLLLIIGYSVDSDILLNNHILRRGGDFYESTHRAMRTGVTMTVTSMAAMLVMAVAAWALGVELLLSIGLILTVGLAADLMNTYLLNLSLLRWYKFEGVAR